From Achromobacter spanius, a single genomic window includes:
- a CDS encoding catalase, whose product MTDKKPLTTASGAPVPDNNNTLTAGPRGPALLEDFWLIEKLAHFDRERIPERVVHAKGSGAYGTFTVTHDITRYTRANIFSKVGKETPLFLRFSTVAGERGAADAERDVRGFAIKFYTDEGNWDLVGNNTPVFFIRDPLKFPDFIHTQKRDPKTNLRNATAAWDFWSLNPESLHQVTTLMSDRGIPANLRQQHGFGSHTFSFINANNERFYVKFHFKSQQGIACLTDEEAAQVVAHDRESSQRDLFQNIEARNFPKWTLKVQIMPEAEAATYHINPFDLTKVWPHGDYPLIEVGVLELNRNPENYFAEVEQAAFTPANVVPGIGFSPDKMLQGRIFSYGDTHRYRLGINHHQIPVNAPKCPFHSFHRDGAGRVDGNAGATINYEPNSAGEWKETPSAAEPPLALDGQAAARWNHRVDDDYYSQPGALFRLMTPAQQELLFGNIGRHMASVPEVIQRRQLDHFRKADPAYAEGVAKALGLKL is encoded by the coding sequence ATGACCGACAAGAAGCCTCTGACTACCGCCTCGGGCGCCCCAGTACCGGACAACAACAACACCTTGACGGCCGGCCCGCGCGGCCCCGCCCTGCTGGAAGATTTCTGGCTCATTGAAAAACTTGCCCACTTCGACCGCGAACGCATCCCCGAGCGCGTCGTCCACGCCAAGGGCTCCGGCGCCTACGGCACGTTCACCGTCACCCACGACATCACCCGCTACACCCGCGCCAACATCTTTTCCAAGGTCGGCAAAGAAACGCCGCTGTTCCTGCGCTTTTCGACCGTCGCCGGCGAACGCGGCGCGGCCGACGCCGAGCGCGACGTGCGCGGCTTTGCCATCAAGTTCTACACCGACGAAGGCAACTGGGATCTGGTCGGCAACAACACGCCCGTCTTCTTCATCCGCGACCCGCTGAAGTTCCCCGACTTTATCCACACCCAGAAGCGCGATCCCAAGACCAACCTGCGCAACGCCACCGCGGCGTGGGACTTCTGGTCGCTCAACCCCGAATCGCTGCACCAGGTCACCACGCTGATGAGCGATCGCGGCATCCCCGCCAACCTGCGCCAGCAGCACGGCTTTGGCTCGCACACGTTCAGCTTCATCAACGCCAACAACGAGCGCTTCTATGTGAAGTTCCACTTCAAGTCGCAGCAGGGCATCGCCTGTCTGACCGATGAAGAGGCCGCGCAGGTCGTCGCCCACGACCGCGAAAGCTCGCAGCGTGACCTGTTCCAGAACATCGAAGCGCGCAATTTCCCGAAGTGGACGCTGAAGGTGCAGATCATGCCCGAGGCCGAAGCGGCGACGTATCACATCAACCCGTTCGACCTGACCAAGGTCTGGCCGCATGGCGACTATCCGCTGATCGAGGTCGGCGTGCTGGAGCTGAACCGCAACCCCGAGAACTACTTCGCCGAAGTCGAACAGGCCGCCTTCACGCCCGCGAACGTGGTGCCGGGCATCGGCTTCTCGCCGGATAAGATGCTGCAGGGCCGGATCTTCTCGTACGGCGACACGCATCGCTATCGCCTGGGCATCAACCATCACCAGATTCCGGTGAATGCGCCCAAGTGCCCGTTCCACAGCTTCCATCGCGACGGGGCCGGGCGGGTGGACGGCAACGCCGGCGCCACGATCAACTACGAGCCCAACAGCGCGGGCGAGTGGAAGGAAACGCCCTCGGCGGCCGAACCGCCGCTGGCGCTGGACGGCCAGGCCGCGGCACGCTGGAACCATCGCGTCGACGACGACTATTACTCGCAGCCGGGCGCCTTGTTCCGCCTGATGACGCCGGCGCAGCAGGAATTGCTGTTCGGCAACATCGGCCGCCACATGGCGAGCGTGCCGGAAGTCATCCAGCGCCGCCAGCTGGATCACTTCCGCAAGGCCGATCCGGCCTATGCCGAAGGCGTGGCCAAGGCGCTGGGTCTGAAGCTGTAA
- the yidC gene encoding membrane protein insertase YidC: MDIRRTVLWMIFSFSLLLLWNNWQIHNGKPSLFGAPPAASTSESPAAANNATPSVPSAPTATAAPASTVPGAATPVPTRSEEIVITTDVLRLTFDTMGAQLVRAELLKYPATGQADKPTVLLDRSAGLNYVVQTGVVGAPSGQSFPTHQTPFRLVSQERELTGDNLVVTFEGESGGVKVTKTFTLHRGRYDIDVRHDLANVGAAPVTPSLYLQIERDGNDPADTSSFYHTFTGFAVYSDQDKFQKSTFSDIQKKKASYIKQADNGWIAVVQHYFATAWVPPQGKPRTNELLEVQPNLYAGRSIEAVGDIAPGAAARVDSHLWVGPQDQKAMAALAPGLELVVDYGWLTIIAKPLFTLMTWLHSILGNWGWTIVALTVLIKAVFYPLAAASYRSMARMKQVAPRLQALKEKYGDDKQKLNAAMMEMYRTEKINPLGGCLPMLVQIPVFISLYWVLLASVEMRGAPWILWVHDLSVRDPFFILPAIMMATMFLQIKLNPTPPDPIQAKVMMIMPLVFGGMMFFFPAGLVLYWCVNNILSIAQQWSITRAIQKKSEAAANR, encoded by the coding sequence ATGGATATCCGACGAACCGTCCTCTGGATGATTTTTTCCTTTTCGCTGTTGCTCCTTTGGAACAACTGGCAAATCCATAACGGCAAGCCGTCGCTGTTCGGGGCCCCGCCCGCGGCCAGCACGAGCGAATCGCCGGCTGCAGCCAACAACGCGACGCCGTCCGTGCCCAGCGCCCCGACAGCCACCGCTGCTCCGGCCTCCACGGTGCCTGGCGCCGCCACGCCCGTTCCCACGCGCTCCGAAGAAATCGTCATCACCACCGACGTGCTGCGCCTGACCTTCGACACGATGGGCGCCCAACTGGTGCGCGCCGAACTGCTGAAGTACCCGGCCACCGGCCAGGCCGACAAGCCCACGGTGCTGCTGGACCGCTCGGCGGGCCTGAACTATGTGGTGCAGACCGGCGTTGTCGGCGCCCCCAGCGGCCAAAGCTTCCCCACGCACCAGACGCCTTTCCGCCTGGTCTCCCAGGAACGCGAACTGACCGGCGACAACCTGGTCGTCACGTTCGAAGGCGAATCCGGCGGCGTGAAGGTCACCAAGACGTTCACCCTGCACCGTGGCCGCTACGACATCGACGTGCGCCATGACCTGGCCAACGTCGGCGCCGCCCCCGTCACGCCCTCGCTGTACCTGCAGATCGAGCGCGACGGCAACGACCCGGCCGACACGTCCAGCTTCTATCACACGTTCACGGGCTTTGCCGTCTACTCGGACCAGGACAAGTTCCAGAAGAGCACGTTCAGCGACATCCAGAAGAAGAAGGCCAGCTACATCAAGCAGGCGGACAACGGCTGGATCGCGGTGGTCCAGCACTACTTCGCCACGGCCTGGGTGCCCCCGCAGGGCAAGCCGCGCACCAACGAACTGCTTGAAGTCCAGCCGAACCTGTACGCCGGCCGCAGCATCGAAGCCGTCGGCGACATCGCCCCGGGCGCGGCCGCACGCGTCGATTCGCACCTGTGGGTCGGTCCGCAAGACCAGAAGGCCATGGCCGCGCTCGCGCCGGGCCTGGAACTGGTGGTCGACTACGGCTGGCTGACCATCATCGCCAAGCCGCTGTTCACCCTGATGACCTGGCTGCATTCCATCCTGGGCAACTGGGGCTGGACGATCGTCGCGCTGACCGTGCTGATCAAGGCCGTGTTCTACCCCCTGGCCGCCGCCAGCTACCGCTCGATGGCCCGCATGAAACAGGTGGCTCCCCGCCTGCAGGCCCTGAAGGAAAAGTACGGCGACGACAAGCAAAAGCTCAATGCGGCCATGATGGAGATGTACCGCACCGAGAAGATCAACCCGCTGGGCGGCTGCCTGCCGATGCTGGTTCAGATTCCGGTGTTCATCTCGCTGTACTGGGTGCTGCTGGCCAGCGTGGAAATGCGCGGCGCGCCGTGGATCCTGTGGGTGCACGACCTGTCGGTCCGCGATCCGTTCTTCATTCTGCCCGCCATCATGATGGCCACCATGTTCCTGCAGATCAAACTGAACCCGACGCCCCCGGATCCCATCCAGGCCAAGGTCATGATGATCATGCCGCTGGTGTTCGGCGGGATGATGTTCTTCTTCCCGGCCGGCCTGGTGCTGTACTGGTGCGTCAACAACATCCTGTCGATTGCGCAGCAGTGGTCCATCACCCGCGCCATCCAGAAGAAATCGGAAGCGGCGGCCAATCGCTGA